Below is a genomic region from Syntrophorhabdales bacterium.
CGGATCGACATTATAGCAGGGATTGCTTACGAGATCATCCGCGCGTGTCGGCTGGCCCGTTGTTGCGTCCGGGCCTGCCAGGCCGGCAAACCCCAGCAGGTGATCGAAAGATCGGTTCTCCATCATCAGCACGAAGACATGCTTGATCGTGCCCGCGATCTCATTCTGTTGTCCGGCTGTTCCCATGATACCCCCCTGCTCAAAAAATGATCAGCGACCCGGACCTTTTTCGCGTAGATGCAGCTCTGGCTACCCTCCTACATCTGCTCTCCCGCGCGGATCGTCCAGAAGTCGTCCGCAAGATTTCTGTTCCCAAGGTAGTCGTAGGGGATCGTGAAGTAACCCTTCATGCCCCAAGTGTCGCTCCATGAGTTTCTTACAATGAACCGTTTCTGAGAATCGTCGTAACCGACTCCGACGACTGCATGTCCGCCTATTGTCTGTTCATCCGGCCCCGGCATGTTTACCACCCCGGTGCTTGCGACCTGTTGTGATTCAAAGCTCGTATACACGGTGAAACCGAATACGAACGGAAAGCCGTCAGCGAGGCAGGAGCGCATCTCATCGACAGTGTCGATCCTCTGGTAGGACTGGATCTGGTAGTTCAAGGCTTCCTTGTAGCAGGCCGGTGTAGGCTTATTGGCAAACTGGCTTATGTCGTAGGGCCAGAGCTTTTCCGTGCACACCCCTTGCTTCGCGAGCGTTTTGATGCCGTCGCGGATCATGGCCCCGGCGTCCTGGCTCACCGTGTGTTCAATTACTCTCTCGTTGTAGTAGATAAAAAGGCGGCTCATGTCCGCGTAAGGTTTCTTGTCTTTGATCATCAGAAATTCCACAGCTCCGGCCAGCGCATTCGCCGTGCAGCTGCCGAGCTGTCCCTGATCCGCCACCGGCGGGCACTGCGGCCGTAAATCTACCGAAGGGGGAAGTGTTGCGGGTATCTTGTAGACCTTCCTGAACATGATGTCGCGGTTATCAGGAATATCAGGCACCCACCCATAGCGCGCTATTTTCCGTGAAGTAATTGCACCCTCATCTGCCATGTCATCCTCCTTACTTTGTCGTTAGTCAATCTCTTCAGCGCTTGTTGCCACATACCGATAACCACCGATAGTCCAATGGCATTAAGCCTTGTTTACTAGACTAATCACTTTTTTTAAATGCGCAAGGGTGGCCCACATCACCACTGCCTAGTTTCGATGAAGATGAATTCCAGAGTTCTGTACAATTAACTCATAACTCAGGAAGGATTACTGGCCGATCCTGTCATGGCGCCTGCGGCATGACTTCTCAGCGCTGCCACAGTATCTGGGAAGCCTCGAGCGGGATAGAAGCACCTTCGAAACGGGGCACGATACGCGGCGTAAAATCATCCGCCTGCCTCGTCGTCTCCACCTGTGCTCTATATAGGTAGACATGTTGGCCTATCAGCTGTTCTCTCTGCGTCATTTCCAAACAGATTGGGTCGTTACCATCGAACCCCTCAGCATAAAGCTCAACCCGAATCTGATTCGGGTCCAGATCGCTCAAATAGACTTGCAAGTTGAATTCGTGTTTCCCATTCTCACTCGCCACCGCCAATTCTCCAAAACGAATCTTAGACCAGTGCTTCTTGAGGGTGCGCTGCCACTCAATCATCTTCGCACCCGTTGCACCGTTGTCTGCGGCTCTCCGCCTGAAAGCCTCAGCAGCCGGGACATAGTAGCGTTCCGTGTACTCACGTACAGCGCGATTAGAAGAAAACCGTGGCGTAAGCCAGCCCATACTCTCCCGCATCCGCTTGACCCATGCGACGGGAATGCCTCTCGAGTCACGGTCATAGAACTCCGGGATAACCTGCTGTTCCAGTAGTGCGTAAAGTTCTTCTGCCTCGGCCGCATCCCACGCGGGATCATGGTCATGCTCTTTACCATCGCCCAGAGCCCATCCCACTTCGGGAGTGTAGGCTTCGGCCCACCACCCATCAAGCTCTGAAAGGTTGATGCCACCGTTAACAAGCACCTTCATACCGCTGGTGCCGCAGGCTTCCATCGGACGCCTCGGTGTGTTAATCCACAAATCCACTCCCTGTACCAGTTGGCCGGTCAGAAGCATGTCGTAGTCACTAAGGAATATCACATGTCTGCGCGCTTCAGCTCCGCTGATAAAACGTGTCCATTCCTGTATCAAGGCCCGGCCTTCCTGGTCCGCAGGGTGAGCCTTACCGGCAATAATCAGTTGCACCGGGCGATGAGGATCGGTCAAAATGCGCAGCAGTCTTTCGGGATCCTGAAGCAGCAGGTTGGGCCTCTTGTAACCGGCAAAACGGCGCGCAAACCCCATGGTCAACCTATTGGCGTCGAAGACATGCGTCGCCTCTGTAACCTCTTCGGGCGTTGCACCAGAGGCCTCCAATTGCCGGGAAAGGCGTCTGCGTACATACTCAACAAGCGCTTCACGTGCAGAAATGCGGCATTCCCATAGCCTGGAGTCCGGCAGAGCTTCTATTGCAGATTTCAACGCTTCCAGCGTTCCCGCCCAACGATTCTTGCCGCAGGCATCTGTCCAGAGAGCGTCCGCCTCCTCAGAATCCCAGCTCGACATATGCACACCATTGGTGACATGTCCGACGGGGATTTCTGATTCAGGCCATTTTGAAAAGAGCGGCGCAAAGATGCGTCGACTTACCTGCTCGTGAAGCCTGCTCACGCCATTAATCGCCCCGCTTCCCCTTATCGCGAGGTAAGCCATATTGAAGGGCTCGGATGGGTCGCAGGGATTCTCGCGTCCTAACGCAAGAAGGTCGTTGAGCGCAATGCCCAGTTTGTTTTCCGCGTATCTGCTCAGATAGGGTTCAACAAGCGAAGCAGGAAACCGATCAAAACCCGCCTCCACCGGCGTGTGTGTCGTGAAAAGATTGCCGGCGCGCGTGACAGCCAGGGCCTCCTGGAATGATCGTCCTGTCTCCTCCATGAATGCTTGTGCCCGTTCCAGCACTGCGAATGCAGCGTGTCCTTCGTTGAGGTGGCAGACTTCCGGTCGAATGCCGAGTGCTTTCAGCAAGCGCCATCCGCCAATGCCCAGCACAAGTTCCTGGTTGAAGCGCATCTCAGCCCCACCACCGTACAGCTCGCTCGTAATCCCCCGACGGGTTGGAAAATTGGCAGGATCGTTGCTGTCAAGAAGGTAGAGTTTCACCCTCCCAACCTGCACCTGCCAGGCGCGCAACCATACGGAATAGCCCGGCAGGGCGAGTTCTACGCGCAGCCATTCACCATCAGGTGTGCGAAGCGGTGTTATCGGCAACTGGCCGGGGTCGTTGTACGGGAACAGGGCCTGCTGTGAACCCTGTTTATCTATGATCTGGCGGAAATACCCTTGCTGGTAGAGCAGACCCACGCCCACAACAGGCACGCCCATGTCGCTTGCCGTTTTCAGCTGATCACCGGCCACATTGCCAAGTCCGCCCGAATAGATCGGCAGCGCTTCGCTCAACATGAATTCCATGCTGAAATAAGCAACCGTTGTCAGAGCAGACTGAGGATACGTCTGCTGAAACCACGCAGGCGACTCCATCTCCTCTCGCCTCGCCCTCAGAAGATCATCCACTCGCTTGCGGAAAGAGGGGTCGCTCAGCACACGTTCCAAATGCTTACGCGAGATTGTTTGCAGCACAAGCCAGGGATTGTACGTGAGTTCCCATAGCACAGGGTCAAGTTGCTTCCAGATTTCATCCGCGGAGTGATTCCAGTACCAGTGCATGTCGAGAGCCAGTTCAGCGAGTGAATCGAATCCCTCGACCTCCAGGGGAAAGAGCGTGTACACCGGGCTTGAGGTCCTCGCTGGTGAATCCATGCGCCTTCGTCCTCCGGTCAAATCAGCCAAGCCCCTCCCTTTTCAAACTGTAAGTACAGACCTTTAGCGAATCAAGGAGGGGGCCTGTGTCAGAAGCAAATCATACCTCGACCGAAATAGCAAAAGAATCCTGGCAGTGCGTTTCGCCATGTAAAGTGTTCCGGCAGGTTAAAAGATAATGTTGAATATCTGGGGCGCTCAGCGAGCGAGAGAAATGGTGTGAGTGGTCTAGCTAATCTTTATACCTTCCACTATCTCTAGCAGCTGCGAAAATCTATCGATCACATAATCACAGCCGTCTGAGAAACCAGGCTTGCCGTAGCCGTACGTGACCGCCACGGTTTTCACGCCGGCCGCACGGCCTGCGACCATATCGAAGATGCTGTCGCCCACCATCAACGCCTCTGGCGGCAGAACATGAAGCAGCGACAGCGCGCGAAAAATG
It encodes:
- the glgP gene encoding alpha-glucan family phosphorylase, coding for MDSPARTSSPVYTLFPLEVEGFDSLAELALDMHWYWNHSADEIWKQLDPVLWELTYNPWLVLQTISRKHLERVLSDPSFRKRVDDLLRARREEMESPAWFQQTYPQSALTTVAYFSMEFMLSEALPIYSGGLGNVAGDQLKTASDMGVPVVGVGLLYQQGYFRQIIDKQGSQQALFPYNDPGQLPITPLRTPDGEWLRVELALPGYSVWLRAWQVQVGRVKLYLLDSNDPANFPTRRGITSELYGGGAEMRFNQELVLGIGGWRLLKALGIRPEVCHLNEGHAAFAVLERAQAFMEETGRSFQEALAVTRAGNLFTTHTPVEAGFDRFPASLVEPYLSRYAENKLGIALNDLLALGRENPCDPSEPFNMAYLAIRGSGAINGVSRLHEQVSRRIFAPLFSKWPESEIPVGHVTNGVHMSSWDSEEADALWTDACGKNRWAGTLEALKSAIEALPDSRLWECRISAREALVEYVRRRLSRQLEASGATPEEVTEATHVFDANRLTMGFARRFAGYKRPNLLLQDPERLLRILTDPHRPVQLIIAGKAHPADQEGRALIQEWTRFISGAEARRHVIFLSDYDMLLTGQLVQGVDLWINTPRRPMEACGTSGMKVLVNGGINLSELDGWWAEAYTPEVGWALGDGKEHDHDPAWDAAEAEELYALLEQQVIPEFYDRDSRGIPVAWVKRMRESMGWLTPRFSSNRAVREYTERYYVPAAEAFRRRAADNGATGAKMIEWQRTLKKHWSKIRFGELAVASENGKHEFNLQVYLSDLDPNQIRVELYAEGFDGNDPICLEMTQREQLIGQHVYLYRAQVETTRQADDFTPRIVPRFEGASIPLEASQILWQR
- a CDS encoding C1 family peptidase — encoded protein: MADEGAITSRKIARYGWVPDIPDNRDIMFRKVYKIPATLPPSVDLRPQCPPVADQGQLGSCTANALAGAVEFLMIKDKKPYADMSRLFIYYNERVIEHTVSQDAGAMIRDGIKTLAKQGVCTEKLWPYDISQFANKPTPACYKEALNYQIQSYQRIDTVDEMRSCLADGFPFVFGFTVYTSFESQQVASTGVVNMPGPDEQTIGGHAVVGVGYDDSQKRFIVRNSWSDTWGMKGYFTIPYDYLGNRNLADDFWTIRAGEQM